In a single window of the Candidatus Eisenbacteria bacterium genome:
- the nuoH gene encoding NADH-quinone oxidoreductase subunit NuoH: MTALWNNEVFQVAFWATVKVAIILNALLGLVTYLIYAERKICGHMQARTGPNRVGPLGLVQTIADVVKLLLKEEFTPAGANKILFHLAPVLAVFPAIVTFSVIPMGPPPVFVVTDLNVGLLLFLAMSSLGVYAITLAGWSSNNKYALLGGLRASAQMISYELAMGLSVIPVVMKAGTLSLVGIVEAQSGFYRPFAGLPLALPNWGIFHWFLVLPFVIFLITMFAETNRTPFDLPEAEGELVAGFHTEYSSMKWALFFLGEYMNMIVISSICVTLFFGGWHGPGPAALGFVWYLLKLLALLFLFIWVRWTFPRLRYDQLMNFGWKVLLPGALANVVIATIWMYARGNG; this comes from the coding sequence ATGACCGCGCTCTGGAACAACGAGGTCTTCCAGGTCGCCTTCTGGGCGACGGTGAAGGTGGCGATCATCCTCAACGCGCTGCTCGGGCTCGTGACCTACCTGATCTACGCCGAGCGCAAGATCTGCGGTCACATGCAGGCGCGCACCGGCCCGAACCGGGTCGGACCGCTGGGGCTCGTGCAGACGATCGCGGACGTGGTCAAGCTGCTCCTGAAGGAGGAGTTCACGCCCGCGGGAGCGAACAAGATCCTGTTCCACCTCGCGCCCGTCCTGGCGGTGTTTCCCGCGATCGTGACCTTCTCGGTGATCCCGATGGGGCCGCCGCCGGTGTTCGTGGTCACCGACCTCAACGTCGGCCTGCTGCTGTTCCTCGCGATGTCGAGCCTCGGCGTGTACGCGATCACGCTCGCGGGCTGGTCGTCGAACAACAAGTACGCGCTGCTCGGGGGCCTGCGTGCCTCCGCGCAGATGATCTCGTACGAGCTGGCGATGGGACTGTCCGTGATCCCGGTGGTGATGAAGGCGGGCACGCTGTCGCTGGTCGGCATCGTCGAGGCGCAGTCCGGGTTCTACCGCCCGTTCGCCGGTCTGCCGCTCGCGCTGCCCAACTGGGGGATCTTCCACTGGTTCCTCGTCCTGCCGTTCGTGATCTTCCTGATCACGATGTTCGCCGAAACGAACCGGACGCCGTTCGACCTGCCTGAGGCCGAAGGCGAGCTCGTGGCCGGGTTCCACACCGAGTACTCGAGCATGAAGTGGGCGCTGTTCTTTCTCGGCGAATACATGAACATGATCGTCATCAGCTCGATCTGCGTCACGCTGTTCTTCGGCGGCTGGCATGGCCCCGGGCCGGCGGCGCTGGGCTTCGTGTGGTATCTGCTCAAGCTCCTCGCGCTGCTGTTCCTGTTCATCTGGGTGCGGTGGACGTTCCCGCGGCTGCGTTACGACCAGCTCATGAATTTCGGCTGGAAGGTGCTCCTGCCCGGGGCGCTGGCCAACGTCGTCATCGCGACGATCTGGATGTACGCGCGGGGGAACGGCTGA
- a CDS encoding NADH-quinone oxidoreductase subunit J, translating into MVPALFLGFAALLVATALMVILHRNPVTSALFLVLSFCSLAGIYILLRAEFLGMVQVIVYAGAIMVLFLFVIMYMNLQHDVETGAQIAVRRGIGWMVGGLLLLFAGLLAFRGWAPGPVAAELPAQGNGNAAAIGKVLYSRFLFPFEITSVLLLVAMVGAIVLAKGRPSSSDTEAA; encoded by the coding sequence ATGGTTCCCGCGCTCTTCCTCGGCTTCGCCGCGCTGCTCGTCGCGACCGCGCTGATGGTGATCCTCCACCGCAACCCGGTGACGAGCGCGCTGTTCCTGGTGCTGTCCTTCTGCTCGCTCGCCGGGATCTACATCCTGCTGCGCGCCGAGTTCCTCGGGATGGTGCAGGTGATCGTGTACGCGGGCGCCATCATGGTGCTGTTCCTGTTCGTCATCATGTACATGAACCTCCAGCACGACGTCGAAACGGGCGCGCAGATCGCGGTCCGGAGGGGCATCGGCTGGATGGTCGGCGGGCTGCTGCTGCTGTTCGCGGGCCTGCTCGCCTTCCGCGGCTGGGCGCCCGGGCCGGTCGCGGCGGAGCTGCCGGCGCAGGGGAACGGCAACGCGGCGGCGATCGGCAAGGTGCTCTACTCGCGATTCCTGTTCCCGTTCGAGATCACGTCCGTGCTGCTGCTGGTCGCCATGGTCGGCGCGATCGTGCTGGCCAAGGGGCGCCCGAGCTCGTCCGACACGGAGGCCGCATGA
- the nuoK gene encoding NADH-quinone oxidoreductase subunit NuoK, with protein sequence MIPLGWSLGLSAILFCIGVVGVLVRRNALVIFMSIELMLNAANLAFVALAAHLNSLDGQIFVFFVMTVAAAEVAVGLAIIVNVFRLRETVFVDEINLLKG encoded by the coding sequence ATGATCCCCCTCGGCTGGTCGCTCGGGCTGAGCGCGATCCTGTTCTGCATCGGGGTCGTGGGCGTGCTCGTACGGCGCAACGCGCTCGTCATCTTCATGTCCATCGAGCTCATGCTGAACGCGGCGAATCTCGCGTTCGTGGCGCTCGCGGCGCACCTGAACTCGCTCGACGGGCAGATCTTCGTCTTCTTCGTGATGACCGTGGCCGCGGCGGAAGTGGCCGTGGGGCTGGCGATCATCGTCAACGTCTTCCGGCTCCGCGAGACGGTCTTCGTGGACGAGATCAACCTGCTGAAGGGCTAG
- the nuoL gene encoding NADH-quinone oxidoreductase subunit L, with protein sequence MLWIIPALPLAAVALNLLLGDRLGRRGVSWIACGATGLAFLAALRAVAALAGHPAEDRAIVETAWTWMRVGDFSAHVSFLLDPLSSVMVLFVTCVGFLIHVYSTGYMADDPSYRRFFLYMNLFMFAMLTLVLADNYLLMFVGWEGVGLCSYLLIGFWYEKPVAAEAGKKAFIVNRIGDFGFLLGMLFLIVWTGSASYERVFAAAPHALQGAVGTLTLGGLHLSAPIVVVLTLLMFLGATGKSAQLPLFTWLPDAMEGPTPVSALIHAATMVTAGVYMVVRSHVLYQMAPLSMEVVAIVGAATALMAATIGLAQNDIKRVLAYSTVSQLGYMFFACGVGAFSAGIFHVMTHAFFKALLFLGAGSVIHGMHHEQDMRRMGGLAAKMPWTHATMLIACVAIAGIPPFAGFFSKDEILHGAFASGHYGVWLAGLVGAALTAFYMFRLYILTFRGAPRFGEPAAESLHAAHVAAEHAAHGHASDPHGHDHGAAHGHSGPVHESPPSMVAPLAVLAALSVVGGWIGLPFQKGGHPFERWLEPVLSHVPGVPDVHMAHLSAAAEWGLIALSVAVAAFGILLAFRAYLQRPQLATALRTRLAGVHNVLYNKYWVDEFYDAIAVRPVYEGSMRLWRFWDEKIVDGTVNGVGYFLEGCSAILRLFQTGYVGTYALFLSLGVLALLLHFLRS encoded by the coding sequence ATGCTCTGGATCATTCCCGCGCTGCCGCTGGCCGCGGTCGCGCTCAACCTGCTGCTCGGCGACCGCCTGGGCCGGCGGGGCGTGTCGTGGATCGCCTGCGGCGCGACGGGCCTGGCGTTCCTCGCCGCGCTGCGCGCGGTGGCGGCGCTCGCCGGGCACCCCGCCGAGGACCGGGCGATCGTCGAGACCGCCTGGACGTGGATGCGGGTCGGCGATTTCTCGGCGCACGTCTCGTTCCTGCTCGATCCGCTCTCGAGCGTCATGGTGCTGTTCGTGACCTGCGTGGGATTCCTCATCCACGTCTACTCGACCGGCTACATGGCCGACGACCCGTCGTACCGACGGTTCTTCCTGTACATGAACCTGTTCATGTTCGCGATGCTGACGCTGGTGCTCGCGGACAACTACCTGCTCATGTTCGTGGGCTGGGAGGGCGTCGGCCTGTGCTCGTACCTGCTGATCGGCTTCTGGTACGAGAAGCCGGTCGCGGCCGAGGCCGGCAAGAAGGCGTTCATCGTCAACCGCATCGGCGACTTCGGCTTCCTGCTCGGCATGCTGTTCCTGATCGTCTGGACGGGATCGGCCTCGTACGAGCGCGTGTTCGCGGCCGCGCCGCACGCGCTGCAGGGCGCCGTGGGCACCCTGACCCTCGGCGGCCTGCACCTGAGCGCGCCGATCGTCGTGGTGCTCACGCTGCTGATGTTCCTCGGCGCGACCGGCAAGAGCGCGCAGCTTCCGCTGTTCACCTGGCTGCCGGACGCGATGGAGGGCCCGACGCCCGTGTCGGCGCTCATCCACGCCGCGACCATGGTCACCGCGGGCGTCTACATGGTGGTGCGCAGCCACGTGCTCTACCAGATGGCGCCGCTGAGCATGGAGGTGGTGGCGATCGTCGGCGCGGCGACGGCGTTGATGGCGGCGACCATCGGTCTGGCCCAGAACGACATCAAGCGGGTGCTCGCGTACTCGACCGTCAGCCAGCTCGGCTACATGTTCTTCGCCTGCGGCGTCGGCGCCTTCAGCGCCGGGATCTTCCACGTCATGACGCACGCTTTCTTCAAGGCGCTGCTGTTCCTCGGCGCCGGCTCGGTCATTCACGGCATGCACCACGAGCAGGACATGCGCCGGATGGGCGGGCTGGCCGCGAAGATGCCGTGGACGCACGCGACCATGCTCATCGCCTGCGTGGCGATCGCCGGCATCCCGCCCTTCGCCGGCTTCTTCAGCAAGGACGAGATCCTGCACGGCGCGTTCGCCAGCGGGCACTACGGCGTCTGGCTGGCAGGCCTGGTGGGCGCGGCGCTGACCGCGTTCTACATGTTCCGCCTGTACATCCTCACCTTCCGCGGCGCCCCGCGCTTCGGGGAACCGGCGGCGGAGTCGCTGCACGCCGCGCACGTGGCGGCCGAGCACGCCGCGCACGGCCATGCCTCCGACCCGCACGGGCACGACCACGGCGCCGCGCACGGCCACTCGGGCCCGGTGCACGAGTCCCCGCCCAGCATGGTGGCGCCGCTCGCCGTGCTGGCCGCGCTGTCGGTCGTGGGCGGCTGGATCGGCCTGCCGTTCCAGAAGGGCGGGCATCCGTTCGAGCGCTGGCTCGAGCCCGTGCTGAGCCACGTCCCGGGCGTGCCGGACGTGCACATGGCGCACCTGTCCGCGGCCGCCGAGTGGGGTCTCATCGCGCTCTCGGTCGCGGTCGCGGCGTTCGGCATCCTGCTGGCGTTCCGCGCCTACCTGCAGCGGCCGCAGCTCGCGACCGCGCTGCGGACGCGCCTCGCCGGCGTCCACAACGTCCTTTACAACAAGTACTGGGTGGACGAGTTCTACGACGCGATCGCCGTTCGGCCCGTGTACGAGGGCTCGATGAGATTGTGGCGCTTCTGGGACGAGAAGATCGTGGACGGCACGGTGAACGGGGTGGGCTACTTCCTCGAAGGTTGCTCCGCCATCCTGCGCCTGTTCCAGACCGGCTACGTGGGCACCTACGCGCTGTTCCTGTCGCTCGGCGTGCTCGCGCTCCTCCTCCATTTCCTGAGGTCGTAA
- a CDS encoding NADH-quinone oxidoreductase subunit M, with translation MAPFPWLTFLVFFPLAAGALIALLPAGAHRQIRLWATLAAFAEFLFSLPLWWRVVPGQPGFQFEERVDWIPAIGAQYHLGVDGISALLVLLTTFISLVAVIGAWSAIQNRTREFYALMLALEAGMIGTFFCLDVLLFYVFWEAMLIPMYLLIGAWGGQRRIYAAVKFFLFTMAGSVLMLVAILSLWFLQKDLSGVPTWDLQTFLALPLRPDQQLWLFLAFAVAFAIKVPMFPLHTWLPDAHVEAPTAGSVILASVLLKMGGYGFLRFAMPLFPNALAVCAPWIAGLSIVGIIYGSLVAMVQPDLKKLVAYSSVAHMGFAILGLMALNAQGFAGSMMTMLNHGVSTGALFLLVGVIYERRHTRRIADFGGLWRVMPVYASIFMVVTLSSIGLPGLNGFVGEFLVLLGAFKHSVWWAVFAASGVILSACYMLWMYQRVFFGPVTHDENRALADLSLRERLVFAPLLVLVFWMGVMPQPFLDRMQPALDRTIQAVHERAARMSALSSGARIGFVEPAAAAPSSAGGER, from the coding sequence GTGGCCCCGTTCCCCTGGCTGACCTTCCTCGTCTTCTTCCCGCTCGCCGCGGGCGCGCTGATCGCGCTCCTGCCGGCCGGCGCCCACCGGCAGATCCGGCTGTGGGCGACGCTCGCGGCCTTCGCGGAGTTCCTGTTCTCGCTGCCGCTCTGGTGGCGCGTCGTGCCCGGCCAGCCGGGCTTCCAGTTCGAGGAACGCGTGGACTGGATTCCGGCGATCGGCGCGCAGTACCACCTCGGCGTGGACGGCATCAGCGCGCTGCTCGTGCTGCTGACGACGTTCATCTCGCTCGTCGCGGTGATCGGGGCGTGGTCGGCCATCCAGAACCGCACCCGCGAGTTCTACGCGCTCATGCTGGCGCTCGAGGCCGGCATGATCGGCACGTTCTTCTGCCTCGACGTGCTGCTGTTCTACGTGTTCTGGGAAGCGATGCTGATTCCGATGTACCTGCTGATCGGCGCCTGGGGAGGCCAGCGGCGCATCTACGCCGCGGTCAAGTTCTTCCTGTTCACGATGGCCGGCAGCGTCCTCATGCTGGTCGCGATCCTGTCGCTGTGGTTCCTGCAGAAGGACCTGAGCGGGGTCCCGACCTGGGACCTGCAGACCTTCCTGGCTCTGCCGCTGAGGCCCGACCAGCAACTGTGGCTGTTCCTGGCGTTCGCGGTCGCGTTCGCGATCAAGGTGCCGATGTTCCCGCTGCACACCTGGCTGCCCGACGCCCACGTCGAGGCGCCGACCGCCGGCTCGGTCATCCTCGCTTCCGTGCTGCTGAAGATGGGCGGCTACGGCTTCCTCCGCTTCGCGATGCCGCTGTTCCCGAACGCGCTCGCCGTGTGCGCGCCGTGGATCGCCGGCCTCTCGATCGTGGGCATTATCTACGGGTCGCTGGTCGCGATGGTGCAGCCCGATCTCAAGAAGCTGGTCGCGTACTCGTCGGTCGCGCACATGGGCTTCGCGATTCTCGGGCTGATGGCGCTGAACGCCCAGGGCTTCGCGGGTTCGATGATGACCATGCTGAACCACGGCGTCTCGACGGGCGCGCTGTTCCTGCTCGTCGGCGTCATCTACGAGCGGCGGCACACCCGCAGGATCGCGGACTTCGGCGGACTGTGGAGGGTGATGCCGGTCTACGCCTCGATCTTCATGGTCGTGACGCTCTCGAGCATCGGGCTTCCGGGGCTGAACGGCTTCGTCGGCGAGTTCCTCGTCCTGCTCGGCGCGTTCAAGCATTCGGTGTGGTGGGCGGTGTTCGCCGCGAGCGGCGTCATCCTGTCCGCGTGCTACATGCTGTGGATGTACCAGCGCGTGTTCTTCGGGCCCGTGACCCACGACGAGAACCGCGCCCTCGCGGACCTTTCGCTGCGCGAACGCCTCGTCTTCGCGCCGCTGCTGGTGCTCGTCTTCTGGATGGGCGTCATGCCGCAGCCGTTCCTCGACCGCATGCAGCCGGCGCTCGACCGGACGATCCAGGCCGTCCACGAGCGCGCGGCGCGCATGTCGGCGCTGTCCTCGGGCGCCCGGATCGGCTTCGTGGAGCCCGCGGCCGCGGCGCCGTCGTCCGCCGGAGGTGAGCGATGA